In a single window of the Novosphingobium sp. IK01 genome:
- a CDS encoding LysR family transcriptional regulator, whose protein sequence is MRIRHWDDLRIFLEVARHGRLTGAARALGLDHSTVSRRIDGLEQGLGARLVDRSPSGARLTEAGRALLLHAERIEAETQAADSALGGVDNALTGTVRVATPAAFGTYLLAPRIGAFMARHPRIELELAPESRTVSLSQREADLAVTLKRPPRGRLYARMLGQFTVGFYASPGYLAEHGQPETIADLAAHRLISYIDDLIDFPELRYLDEVAPGLVGQFRCTSATVQLAAVRAGGGIGLLHEFAARDDPQLVRILPEIAPQRAYWLVVHAELRRLPRVRAVADFLDEAVRAAGLRTK, encoded by the coding sequence ATGCGGATCAGGCATTGGGACGATTTGCGGATATTCCTCGAAGTGGCGCGCCATGGCCGGTTGACGGGAGCGGCGCGCGCGCTCGGGCTCGATCATTCGACAGTCTCGCGCCGGATCGACGGGCTCGAACAGGGGCTCGGGGCAAGGCTGGTCGACCGCTCGCCCAGCGGGGCGCGGCTGACCGAGGCGGGGCGCGCGCTCCTGCTCCATGCCGAACGGATCGAGGCCGAGACCCAGGCCGCCGACAGCGCGCTCGGCGGGGTCGACAATGCCCTGACCGGCACCGTGCGCGTGGCGACGCCTGCCGCGTTTGGCACCTATCTGCTGGCCCCGCGCATCGGTGCCTTCATGGCCCGCCACCCGCGCATCGAACTGGAGCTCGCGCCCGAAAGCCGCACGGTCAGCCTTTCGCAGCGCGAGGCCGATCTGGCCGTGACCCTCAAGCGGCCCCCGCGCGGGCGGCTCTATGCGCGGATGCTCGGGCAGTTCACCGTCGGCTTCTATGCCTCGCCGGGCTATCTGGCCGAGCATGGCCAGCCCGAAACCATCGCCGACCTGGCCGCGCACCGGCTGATTTCCTATATCGACGACCTGATCGACTTTCCCGAACTGCGCTATCTCGACGAAGTGGCGCCGGGCCTTGTCGGGCAATTCCGCTGCACCTCGGCAACCGTGCAACTGGCTGCGGTGCGCGCGGGGGGCGGGATCGGCCTGTTGCATGAATTTGCCGCGCGCGATGATCCGCAACTCGTGCGGATCCTGCCCGAAATCGCGCCCCAGCGGGCCTATTGGCTGGTCGTCCATGCCGAATTGCGGCGCCTGCCACGGGTGCGGGCGGTGGCCGATTTTCTCGACGAGGCGGTGCGCGCGGCAGGCTTGCGCACAAAATAA
- a CDS encoding CoA-acylating methylmalonate-semialdehyde dehydrogenase has protein sequence MRQIDHFLNGQTVPATSGRTSPVYDPCTGAIQAQVGLASLDDIEQAVALAQAAQPAWAALNPQRRARVMFEFKRLIERDMDKLAFVLSAEHGKVIADSKGDIQRGLEVIEFVCGVPHLQKGDYTEGAGPGIDVYSMRQPLGVVAGITPFNFPAMIPLWMAGPALATGNAFILKPSERDPSVPNMLAELFLEAGGPLGVFNVVHGDKVAVDALLDHPAIKAVSFVGSSDIANYVYQRGAAAGKRMQCMGGAKNHGIVLPDADFDQVVSDILGAAYGSAGERCMALPVVVPVGEKTADELRERLIRGIAGLKVGVSTDPQAHYGPVVSAQHKARIEAYIQMGVDEGADLVLDGRGFTLPGHEEGFFLAPTFFDRVTPAMKTYQDEIFGPVLQMVRAASVEEAIALASDHPYGNGVAMFTRNGAAARAFAAQVQVGMVGINVPIPVPVAYHSFGGWKRSGFGDLNQYGMDGIRFFTRTKTVTQRWPDTADGVIDQSFVIPTMR, from the coding sequence ATGCGCCAGATCGACCATTTCCTGAACGGCCAGACCGTTCCCGCCACTTCGGGCCGCACCAGCCCGGTCTACGATCCCTGCACCGGCGCAATCCAGGCGCAAGTGGGGCTGGCCAGCCTCGACGACATCGAGCAGGCTGTCGCCCTCGCGCAGGCCGCCCAGCCCGCCTGGGCCGCGCTCAACCCGCAGCGCCGCGCACGCGTCATGTTCGAGTTCAAGCGCCTGATCGAACGCGACATGGACAAGCTGGCCTTCGTCCTCTCGGCCGAACACGGCAAGGTCATCGCCGACAGCAAGGGCGACATCCAGCGCGGCCTCGAAGTGATCGAGTTCGTCTGCGGCGTGCCCCATCTCCAGAAGGGCGACTATACCGAGGGCGCCGGACCGGGGATCGACGTCTATTCGATGCGCCAACCGCTCGGCGTGGTGGCCGGGATCACCCCGTTCAACTTCCCTGCGATGATCCCGCTGTGGATGGCCGGGCCCGCGCTGGCCACCGGCAATGCCTTCATCCTCAAGCCCTCGGAACGCGATCCCTCGGTGCCCAACATGCTGGCAGAGCTGTTCCTGGAAGCAGGTGGTCCGCTCGGCGTGTTCAATGTCGTCCATGGCGACAAGGTCGCCGTCGATGCGCTGCTCGACCATCCCGCGATCAAGGCGGTCAGCTTTGTCGGTTCGTCCGACATCGCCAACTATGTTTACCAGCGCGGCGCGGCGGCGGGCAAGCGCATGCAGTGCATGGGCGGGGCCAAGAACCACGGCATCGTCCTGCCCGACGCCGATTTCGATCAGGTGGTCAGCGATATTCTGGGCGCGGCCTATGGCTCGGCGGGCGAACGCTGCATGGCGCTCCCGGTCGTCGTGCCGGTCGGCGAAAAGACCGCCGATGAGCTGCGCGAACGCCTGATCAGGGGGATCGCCGGGCTCAAGGTCGGCGTGTCGACCGACCCGCAGGCGCATTATGGCCCCGTCGTCTCGGCCCAGCACAAGGCGCGCATCGAAGCCTATATCCAGATGGGTGTCGACGAAGGCGCGGACCTCGTCCTCGACGGGCGCGGGTTCACCCTGCCCGGCCACGAGGAAGGGTTCTTCCTTGCCCCCACGTTCTTCGACCGCGTGACCCCGGCGATGAAGACCTATCAGGATGAAATCTTCGGCCCGGTCCTCCAGATGGTCCGCGCGGCCAGTGTCGAGGAGGCCATCGCGCTGGCCAGTGACCATCCCTATGGCAACGGCGTGGCGATGTTCACCCGCAACGGCGCCGCCGCCCGTGCCTTTGCCGCGCAAGTGCAGGTGGGCATGGTCGGCATCAACGTGCCGATCCCGGTTCCGGTCGCCTATCACAGCTTCGGCGGATGGAAGCGCTCGGGCTTTGGCGATCTCAACCAGTATGGCATGGACGGCATCCGCTTCTTCACCCGAACCAAGACGGTCACCCAGCGCTGGCCCGATACGGCAGACGGCGTGATCGACCAGAGCTTCGTGATCCCCACGATGCGCTGA